The following proteins are co-located in the Verrucomicrobiia bacterium genome:
- the treZ gene encoding malto-oligosyltrehalose trehalohydrolase has translation MGERGDGVRLPVHRRLPVGAEVRPGGGVHFRVWAPKSQFVAVKFGNDQPELEATSVELEAEGTGYFSGLIEEAAAGMLYKIQLDSGVFPDPASRFQPEGPHGASQVIDPGLFHWTDSAWKGRGREGHVIYELHIGTFSPDGTLAGALGELQELAGLGITTVELMPVAEFPGRFGWGYDGVGLFAPTHLYGEPDDLRRFVNRAHELGLSVILDVVYNHLGPDGNYLKEFSNDYFTDRYANEWGEPLNFDGPDSGPVREFFIANAGYWIDEFHFDGLRLDATQQIFDSSEDHVIAALARRVREAAPHRATFIVAENESQDAWMALSQDKGGHGVDALWNDDFHHAARIALTGRKEAYYSDYSGTPQEFISTAKHGYLYQGQWYSWQKKNRGASARGLHPNQFVTFIENHDQVANSLRGMRVHQLTSPGKLRAMTALLLLGPGTPMLFQGQEFAASAPFLYFADHNPELARCVAEGRKKFVEQFPSVASAESTAFLTDPQAEETFARCRLDLSERERNAPVYTLHRDLLRLRREDPVLSLPRAGGVDGAVIGSEAFLLRFFGEGGADRLLLVNFGRDLQLPSLSDPLVAPPAEGEWHLMWSSENPKYGGSGTPSLQTENGWCIPGQAAVLLGPRKDVAHDT, from the coding sequence ATGGGCGAGCGTGGCGATGGCGTGCGGTTGCCGGTGCATCGCAGATTGCCTGTGGGGGCAGAGGTGCGGCCGGGAGGCGGTGTTCATTTTCGCGTTTGGGCGCCCAAATCCCAATTTGTTGCAGTCAAATTCGGCAACGATCAGCCCGAACTGGAAGCAACCTCTGTCGAGCTGGAGGCAGAAGGGACAGGATACTTTTCCGGACTGATCGAGGAAGCCGCTGCCGGCATGCTCTACAAGATACAGCTCGACTCTGGAGTTTTTCCAGATCCTGCATCGCGATTCCAGCCTGAGGGGCCGCACGGTGCTTCACAGGTTATCGATCCCGGATTGTTTCATTGGACGGACTCCGCCTGGAAAGGACGTGGCCGTGAAGGGCATGTCATTTACGAATTGCACATTGGAACCTTCTCGCCTGACGGTACTCTTGCCGGGGCTCTGGGTGAGTTGCAGGAACTGGCAGGACTTGGAATTACCACGGTGGAATTGATGCCGGTTGCTGAGTTTCCCGGACGTTTTGGCTGGGGATACGATGGAGTGGGGCTTTTCGCACCCACGCATTTATACGGCGAGCCAGACGACTTGCGGCGGTTTGTGAATCGCGCGCACGAACTCGGGTTGAGCGTGATACTTGACGTCGTTTACAATCACCTCGGACCTGATGGAAACTATCTCAAGGAATTCTCGAACGATTACTTTACGGATCGCTACGCCAACGAATGGGGTGAGCCGCTGAACTTCGATGGCCCTGACAGCGGGCCGGTCCGTGAGTTTTTCATCGCGAATGCCGGATACTGGATTGACGAGTTCCACTTCGACGGCCTGCGGCTGGATGCGACTCAGCAAATTTTCGACAGCTCGGAAGACCACGTGATAGCTGCGCTTGCACGGAGGGTGAGAGAAGCGGCGCCACATCGTGCAACCTTCATCGTCGCTGAAAACGAATCCCAGGATGCATGGATGGCGCTCTCACAGGACAAAGGCGGACATGGCGTTGATGCCCTGTGGAATGATGATTTTCATCACGCCGCACGGATCGCGTTGACGGGCCGCAAAGAGGCTTATTACAGCGATTATTCGGGAACACCGCAGGAATTCATCTCAACTGCGAAGCACGGCTACCTGTATCAGGGACAGTGGTATTCGTGGCAGAAGAAGAATCGCGGCGCATCGGCGCGCGGGCTGCATCCGAACCAGTTCGTCACGTTCATCGAGAACCACGATCAGGTGGCGAATTCCCTGCGGGGAATGCGCGTGCACCAGTTGACAAGCCCGGGCAAGCTTCGGGCGATGACGGCGTTACTGCTGCTTGGACCGGGAACACCGATGTTGTTCCAGGGACAGGAATTCGCAGCGTCGGCGCCTTTTCTTTATTTCGCGGACCACAATCCCGAGCTGGCGCGCTGCGTTGCGGAAGGTCGGAAGAAATTCGTCGAGCAATTTCCAAGTGTTGCCTCCGCGGAATCAACCGCCTTCCTGACGGATCCACAGGCCGAAGAGACATTCGCGCGCTGCCGCCTGGACCTGAGCGAACGCGAACGGAATGCGCCGGTTTACACGCTTCACCGGGATCTGTTGCGGCTGCGTCGCGAGGACCCGGTTCTAAGCCTTCCACGGGCCGGTGGAGTGGATGGAGCGGTGATTGGATCTGAAGCATTCTTGTTGAGATTTTTTGGCGAGGGAGGTGCCGACAGGCTCCTGTTGGTTAACTTCGGCAGGGATCTGCAGCTGCCATCCTTGTCAGATCCGCTGGTTGCCCCGCCCGCAGAGGGCGAATGGCATTTGATGTGGTCGAGTGAGAATCCAAAATACGGCGGTTCGGGCACACCGTCCCTGCAAACGGAGAATGGCTGGTGCATTCCCGGGCAGGCTGCAGTGTTGCTGGGACCGCGAAAGGACGTTGCCCATGACACTTGA